The Hymenobacter psoromatis genome contains a region encoding:
- a CDS encoding SusC/RagA family TonB-linked outer membrane protein, which yields MKKLIPPTGRLLIPVLACCLPLATASATPWSIPAPLAHAGAKPAAPITGRITDAKGEGIPGVTVLVKGTTTGTNTDADGKFSLDAPAGATLVLSSIGFVTQEVPAPADGRALAVTLQQDNKQLDEVVVLGYTTQDRQNLSSAVSTANVAEAKKAPVATITEAIQGRVTGVQINNGGNPGQNPSITIRGLGSINGGSAPLYVVDGLWTDVIRDLNPADIASLTVLKDASATSIYGSRGANGVIIITTRKGKPGKPTVGVNAYAGVQNTVSRWKLTNAAQWAAIERQAYTNAGLPFPGSVANPENYADTDWQSEILRTGTVQDYNANLSGGSSGDKYSTNFLISGDVFSQKGALIGTDFNRYTLRLNSGLTYGKFKLSESMQLAHAFTTLANGQPFQDAIRLLPTIPVYNPNESPYTAGYGYGSPAANTFGTNPVGSQTIETRTQYNNRLQGSVTAEYAFFDFLTYRLNLGVESLDYTDRDARRFGRISQNAPTDPSFLTENRGDNTFLLAENTLNFNKRFGDHGVNLLLGYSEQRGKNTNAGATARSFVNNAPGAQDGYVLDAGTGTTNVFGGIQEYSKRSYFTQLAYDYKSRYLVTGSFRRDGSSRFAPENRYGNFGAASVGWRISEEEFFKQAVPAISNLKLRGSYGVNGNDNLGNYAYQGVINQNVNYPYSGQVVTNGQIQTALPSTGIKWESRYTTDVGLDIGVLNDRLTFSADYYNSTTKNALVNPTLPAYLGNFGGNPFANIGSLQNKGLEFQATYQESRSAFTYGFSANLSTVKNQVLQLAQEGQVIGSGATQTAVGHPVGAFFLIPFDGIFQTQDEVNSYTNAAGKVIEPFAKPGDVRYRDTNGDGQINDDDRVYYDTDIPKFNYGFSANAAYKGFDLSFLIQGSYGNQVFNVARATMDRTDDPSNFRADFQPWTPDNPSTTTPRALQAGGATSDLQSAAGSNSRGSSRFLEDGSYARLKNVTLGYTIPKAVLGRVKGFSSLRVYVTGQNLITVTKYGGPDPEFVNGNFFERGVDFSAFPNLRTYTGGIQLGF from the coding sequence ATGAAAAAGCTGATACCCCCTACTGGGCGGTTGCTGATTCCCGTTTTGGCGTGTTGCCTTCCGTTAGCGACGGCCTCCGCTACGCCCTGGTCAATACCCGCACCGCTGGCCCACGCCGGTGCCAAGCCCGCTGCCCCCATTACCGGCCGCATCACCGATGCAAAGGGCGAGGGTATTCCGGGCGTAACGGTGCTCGTGAAAGGCACTACCACCGGCACGAATACTGATGCCGACGGAAAATTTTCGCTCGATGCGCCCGCCGGGGCCACCCTGGTGCTGTCCTCCATTGGGTTTGTAACCCAGGAAGTACCGGCGCCGGCCGACGGCCGGGCCCTGGCCGTGACGCTGCAACAGGATAATAAGCAGCTCGATGAAGTAGTAGTGTTGGGCTATACCACTCAGGACCGGCAGAACCTGAGCAGCGCCGTGAGTACCGCCAACGTGGCGGAGGCCAAAAAAGCCCCTGTAGCCACCATCACCGAGGCTATTCAGGGCCGCGTGACGGGCGTGCAAATCAACAACGGCGGTAACCCTGGCCAGAACCCGAGCATCACTATTCGCGGCCTGGGCAGCATCAACGGGGGTAGCGCGCCGCTTTACGTAGTGGACGGGTTGTGGACGGACGTTATCCGTGACTTGAACCCGGCCGACATTGCCTCCCTCACGGTCCTTAAGGATGCCTCCGCGACGTCTATCTACGGTTCGCGGGGGGCCAACGGGGTGATTATCATCACGACCCGCAAGGGCAAGCCGGGCAAGCCCACGGTGGGCGTAAATGCCTACGCGGGCGTGCAAAACACGGTGAGCCGCTGGAAGCTAACCAATGCTGCCCAGTGGGCCGCCATTGAGCGCCAGGCGTACACCAATGCGGGCCTACCCTTCCCTGGTTCGGTGGCCAACCCCGAAAACTACGCCGATACCGATTGGCAGAGCGAGATTCTGCGCACCGGTACGGTGCAGGATTATAACGCCAACCTGTCGGGTGGCTCGTCGGGAGACAAGTACAGCACCAACTTCCTGATTTCGGGCGACGTGTTTAGCCAGAAGGGCGCGCTGATTGGCACCGACTTCAACCGCTACACGCTGCGCCTCAATTCGGGCCTGACATACGGCAAGTTCAAGCTGAGTGAGTCGATGCAGCTGGCGCACGCTTTTACCACGCTCGCCAACGGTCAGCCATTTCAGGATGCCATTCGTCTACTGCCTACCATTCCGGTATATAACCCCAACGAATCGCCCTACACGGCGGGTTACGGCTACGGCTCGCCGGCGGCCAATACCTTCGGCACCAACCCGGTAGGCTCGCAGACGATTGAAACCCGTACGCAGTATAATAATCGCCTGCAGGGCAGCGTCACCGCCGAGTATGCCTTCTTCGACTTTTTAACCTACCGCCTCAACCTGGGGGTAGAGTCGCTGGACTATACGGACCGCGATGCCCGGCGCTTCGGCCGCATCTCGCAGAACGCGCCGACTGACCCGTCGTTCCTAACCGAGAATCGGGGCGACAATACCTTCCTGCTGGCCGAGAATACCCTTAATTTTAACAAGCGCTTTGGCGACCACGGCGTGAACCTGCTGCTGGGCTACTCGGAACAGCGGGGTAAAAACACAAACGCTGGGGCCACTGCCCGTAGCTTCGTTAATAACGCGCCGGGCGCGCAGGATGGCTACGTACTCGACGCGGGCACCGGCACTACCAACGTGTTTGGCGGTATTCAGGAATATTCCAAGCGCTCCTACTTCACGCAGCTGGCCTACGACTACAAGAGCCGCTACCTGGTGACGGGTAGCTTCCGGCGCGACGGCTCGTCGCGTTTTGCCCCGGAAAACCGCTACGGCAACTTCGGTGCGGCCTCGGTGGGCTGGCGCATCAGTGAGGAAGAATTCTTCAAGCAGGCGGTGCCCGCCATCAGCAACCTCAAACTACGGGGCAGCTACGGGGTGAATGGCAACGACAACCTTGGTAACTACGCTTACCAGGGAGTTATTAACCAGAATGTTAATTACCCGTATTCGGGCCAGGTAGTCACCAACGGCCAGATTCAGACAGCCCTGCCCAGCACGGGTATCAAGTGGGAATCGCGCTATACCACTGACGTGGGCCTGGACATTGGGGTGCTCAATGACCGCCTGACGTTTTCGGCCGACTACTACAATTCGACCACCAAGAATGCGCTGGTGAACCCTACGCTGCCTGCTTACCTGGGTAATTTTGGGGGCAACCCGTTCGCCAACATCGGCAGCCTGCAAAACAAGGGCCTGGAGTTTCAGGCTACCTATCAGGAAAGCCGGTCGGCCTTCACCTACGGCTTCTCGGCTAACCTTTCGACTGTGAAAAACCAGGTGTTGCAGTTGGCCCAGGAAGGTCAGGTAATCGGCAGCGGCGCGACCCAGACGGCGGTGGGCCACCCGGTGGGCGCTTTTTTCCTGATTCCGTTCGACGGCATTTTCCAGACCCAGGACGAGGTAAACAGCTACACGAACGCGGCCGGTAAGGTGATTGAGCCCTTTGCCAAGCCCGGTGACGTGCGCTACCGCGACACCAACGGCGACGGTCAAATCAATGACGACGACCGGGTGTACTATGACACGGACATTCCGAAGTTCAATTATGGCTTCAGCGCCAACGCGGCCTATAAGGGCTTCGACCTGTCGTTCCTGATTCAGGGTTCTTATGGCAATCAGGTATTTAACGTGGCCCGCGCCACCATGGACCGTACCGACGACCCCAGCAACTTCCGGGCGGACTTCCAGCCCTGGACGCCTGACAACCCTTCGACTACTACCCCCCGCGCCCTGCAGGCCGGCGGGGCCACCAGCGACTTGCAGTCGGCGGCCGGCTCTAACTCACGCGGCAGCTCGCGCTTTTTGGAGGATGGCTCCTACGCCCGCCTCAAGAACGTGACCCTGGGCTACACCATTCCCAAGGCGGTGCTGGGCCGGGTGAAGGGCTTTAGCAGCCTGCGCGTATACGTGACGGGCCAGAACCTGATTACGGTGACGAAATACGGCGGGCCCGACCCTGAATTCGTCAACGGCAACTTCTTCGAGCGGGGGGTAGACTTCAGCGCCTTCCCCAACCTGCGCACCTATACCGGCGGCATTCAGCTTGGGTTCTAG
- the galK gene encoding galactokinase yields the protein MLSTTIPALFQQRFGYAPLVVRAPGRINLIGEHTDYNNGLVLPAAIAKEIIFAIGLNGTALVRLLAHDPNEWYEVTLANVQPVSVQWANYLLGVVAQLQQRGVEVPGFDCVFGGDIPMGAGLSSSAAVECGLAFALNELLSLGLDRLALAKLGQAAEHQYAGVQCGLMDQFASLFGQPGQVVRLDCRSLDYAYFPFDAARYHLVLCNSGVKHALASSAYNTRRQECAEGVAILQRPYPTVASLRDATLAQLAACRPTLGEVVYQRCRYVVEENERVKQACTALMTNDMNAVGQLLYASHAGLRDDYAVSCPELDKLVALATDRPGVLGARMMGGGFGGCTLNLVEAAHVSNFIEGMAADFLAFYQRELEMYQTTIVGGVSVARQAELVQ from the coding sequence ATGCTCTCCACTACTATTCCCGCGCTTTTTCAGCAACGCTTCGGCTACGCTCCGCTGGTAGTGCGTGCCCCCGGCCGCATTAACCTTATTGGCGAGCACACCGACTACAATAATGGCCTAGTACTGCCAGCCGCTATAGCCAAGGAAATTATTTTTGCTATTGGGCTCAATGGCACCGCGCTTGTTCGCCTGCTGGCACATGACCCAAACGAGTGGTACGAAGTAACCCTTGCCAATGTGCAGCCCGTGTCAGTGCAGTGGGCCAACTACCTGCTGGGCGTGGTAGCACAGCTCCAACAACGTGGCGTGGAGGTGCCAGGCTTCGACTGCGTGTTCGGCGGCGATATACCAATGGGTGCGGGCTTATCATCGTCGGCTGCCGTGGAGTGTGGGTTGGCCTTCGCGCTGAATGAGCTGCTGAGCCTGGGCCTCGACCGGCTGGCGCTGGCCAAGCTGGGGCAAGCGGCCGAGCACCAGTACGCTGGGGTGCAGTGTGGGCTCATGGACCAGTTTGCCAGCCTGTTTGGGCAGCCGGGGCAGGTGGTGCGGCTCGACTGCCGCTCACTCGACTACGCCTATTTTCCGTTCGACGCCGCACGCTACCACTTAGTGCTCTGCAACTCGGGCGTGAAGCACGCGCTAGCCTCGTCGGCGTATAATACCCGGCGGCAGGAATGCGCCGAGGGGGTAGCGATTTTGCAGCGCCCCTACCCCACCGTGGCCAGCCTGCGCGATGCTACCCTGGCGCAGCTGGCGGCCTGCCGCCCCACCCTGGGCGAGGTAGTGTACCAGCGCTGCCGCTACGTGGTGGAGGAAAACGAGCGCGTGAAGCAGGCTTGTACTGCTTTGATGACCAACGACATGAACGCCGTGGGTCAGTTGCTGTACGCCAGTCACGCCGGCCTGCGCGACGACTACGCCGTAAGCTGCCCCGAATTGGATAAGCTGGTGGCGCTGGCTACCGACCGGCCCGGTGTGCTAGGCGCTCGCATGATGGGCGGCGGCTTCGGCGGCTGCACCCTCAACCTAGTGGAAGCCGCGCACGTGAGCAACTTTATAGAGGGCATGGCGGCCGATTTTCTGGCCTTTTACCAGCGCGAGCTGGAAATGTACCAGACAACCATCGTGGGCGGCGTGAGCGTTGCTCGGCAAGCCGAATTGGTGCAGTAG
- a CDS encoding IS1 family transposase — protein sequence MPNAAATKFGATALVRDTPVINKACRYQARFVPAAVAKAAQYAQVDKWLGEGNSQRSIVRATGMARMTIAKQVKKAPASSPPLPRLRSKKVQKKRGEVLEQDEMWTFVGQRKRKVWLWLAVERTSRRIVAGTLGSRGEATAHRLWQALPRRYRQRCWYFTDEWKTYSKVLPRYQHRPCPKGEGQTSIVEAINCSLRQRCSVLVRKSCSFSKCLQMHTARIKMVIDNHNRSSILK from the coding sequence GTGCCAAATGCGGCAGCAACCAAATTCGGCGCAACGGCTCTAGTCAGGGACACGCCCGTTATCAATAAAGCCTGCCGTTACCAGGCGCGCTTTGTGCCAGCGGCGGTAGCCAAGGCCGCTCAGTACGCGCAGGTAGACAAGTGGTTGGGGGAGGGTAACTCGCAACGCAGCATCGTGCGTGCGACGGGTATGGCACGGATGACCATTGCCAAACAAGTAAAAAAAGCGCCAGCCAGCAGCCCGCCGCTGCCGCGTCTGCGGTCCAAAAAAGTCCAGAAAAAGCGAGGGGAAGTGCTCGAGCAGGATGAAATGTGGACGTTCGTGGGCCAGCGGAAACGCAAAGTTTGGCTATGGCTGGCTGTGGAACGGACGAGTCGACGCATCGTCGCCGGGACGCTGGGCAGCCGAGGGGAAGCCACCGCTCATCGTCTCTGGCAGGCGTTGCCCCGGCGTTACCGACAGCGCTGCTGGTATTTTACGGACGAGTGGAAAACCTATAGCAAGGTGTTGCCGCGCTACCAGCATCGGCCTTGCCCGAAAGGCGAGGGCCAGACCAGTATCGTCGAGGCCATCAACTGTTCCCTGCGCCAGCGCTGCAGCGTGCTGGTTCGCAAGAGCTGCTCGTTCAGTAAATGCCTGCAGATGCACACTGCCCGAATTAAGATGGTCATTGACAATCACAACCGCAGTAGTATCCTAAAGTAG
- a CDS encoding DUF2000 domain-containing protein, whose protein sequence is MYDHKIAIVLSADLLDWQKLNVTAFLASAIAIQFPETHGQPFVTASQSTFLPFLKHPILVYRAEGPDEVRKAFERARERGVRLGIYTRALFATKNEEGNMAEMARLPDQEHELVGIVMYGENKQVDKALKGLKFHP, encoded by the coding sequence ATGTACGACCACAAAATCGCCATTGTCCTCAGCGCGGACCTGCTGGATTGGCAAAAGCTCAACGTGACGGCTTTTTTGGCCAGCGCGATTGCGATTCAGTTTCCGGAAACGCATGGCCAGCCCTTTGTGACGGCTTCGCAGTCCACCTTTCTGCCGTTTCTCAAGCACCCCATCCTGGTGTACCGCGCCGAAGGGCCGGACGAGGTGCGCAAAGCGTTCGAGCGGGCGCGGGAGCGCGGGGTACGACTCGGCATTTACACCCGCGCGTTGTTTGCCACCAAGAACGAAGAAGGAAATATGGCCGAGATGGCCCGCCTACCTGACCAGGAGCACGAGCTAGTGGGCATCGTAATGTATGGGGAGAATAAGCAGGTTGACAAGGCCCTGAAAGGACTAAAATTTCATCCTTAA
- a CDS encoding bifunctional helix-turn-helix transcriptional regulator/GNAT family N-acetyltransferase, translating into MGSAALSSRLRRLSEQMTRQAAEVYTLYRLPFEPRWFPVFYSVAEQPGQSVGELAQVIGHTHVAVSQVVKELVKHGLVSTKRGKDDLRRSVVTLTENGAALWPALQEQVGDVHLATEDLLAETRHNLWLAIGEVEYALSQHNLASRVKAVRDRRMAAEVQVLDYASPYQADFKRLNVEWIEQYFRVEPADLKALDEPDAYILNPGGHIWLAAYRGAVVGACALIKMDAQTYELAKMAVSPTAQGLSIGSRLGEAAVAKARSLGAKRVYLESNTKLGPALKLYYKLGFRKTVTGTPSPYERCNIQMELHLTP; encoded by the coding sequence ATGGGTTCTGCCGCTCTTAGCAGTCGTTTGCGTCGGCTCAGTGAGCAAATGACCAGGCAAGCCGCCGAGGTATACACGCTGTATCGCCTGCCTTTTGAGCCGCGTTGGTTTCCGGTTTTCTACTCGGTAGCCGAACAGCCGGGGCAATCAGTGGGCGAATTGGCCCAGGTGATTGGCCATACCCACGTCGCCGTGAGTCAGGTAGTGAAAGAGTTGGTCAAGCACGGCCTAGTGAGCACCAAGCGGGGAAAAGATGACCTGCGCCGCAGCGTCGTTACCCTCACCGAGAATGGGGCGGCCTTATGGCCAGCCTTGCAAGAGCAGGTGGGCGACGTGCACCTGGCCACCGAAGACCTATTGGCCGAGACCCGGCACAACCTCTGGTTGGCGATTGGCGAGGTGGAATACGCCTTGTCGCAGCACAACTTGGCCAGCCGGGTGAAGGCCGTGCGCGACCGGCGCATGGCGGCCGAGGTGCAGGTGCTCGACTACGCCTCGCCGTACCAGGCCGATTTCAAGCGCCTGAACGTGGAATGGATTGAGCAGTACTTCCGGGTGGAGCCCGCCGACCTGAAGGCCCTGGACGAGCCCGACGCCTATATCCTAAACCCAGGGGGCCACATCTGGCTCGCGGCCTACCGGGGGGCCGTGGTGGGGGCCTGCGCGCTCATCAAAATGGACGCCCAGACCTACGAACTGGCCAAGATGGCGGTCTCGCCTACGGCGCAGGGCTTGAGCATTGGCTCTCGCTTAGGCGAGGCCGCCGTAGCGAAAGCCCGCTCCCTCGGGGCTAAGCGTGTGTACTTGGAAAGCAACACCAAACTCGGCCCCGCCCTGAAGCTCTACTACAAGTTGGGCTTTCGTAAAACCGTGACCGGTACCCCATCGCCCTACGAGCGGTGCAACATTCAAATGGAACTTCATCTCACCCCTTAA
- a CDS encoding IS5 family transposase: MVDCYQPLTDSQWQVIAALLPVQRKRRHCLRLIVDSLRYSYRTGCHWSCLPACFPPRSAVYYYFRRWQLTGLWQTLADAVNQADRVAAGRPATPSLVCLDSQSVRLAPRIFEHRGLHGGKHVNGRKRQILTDVQGRMMACRVHATNGHDGVEALLLLPTRPAWGARLVTVVTDKRYRGRFARHVVKLGLLHQIGSRPPSTRGSVPVANRWVVEHTFAWLTSFRRLAIDYEFTPRSHEIWLFFANIYIN, encoded by the coding sequence ATGGTTGACTGTTATCAACCCCTTACTGACTCGCAGTGGCAAGTTATCGCTGCGCTGTTACCCGTGCAACGCAAACGTCGCCACTGCCTGCGTTTAATCGTTGATTCCCTGCGCTATAGCTACCGCACGGGCTGTCATTGGAGCTGTCTGCCTGCTTGCTTTCCCCCCAGGTCGGCCGTGTACTATTACTTTCGTCGCTGGCAACTCACAGGCTTGTGGCAGACCCTAGCGGATGCCGTCAATCAAGCCGACCGCGTGGCCGCTGGCCGGCCGGCTACCCCCTCGCTTGTCTGCCTCGATAGCCAAAGCGTGCGGCTCGCCCCACGCATTTTTGAGCACCGGGGCCTACATGGGGGTAAGCACGTCAATGGCCGTAAACGTCAGATTTTGACCGACGTGCAAGGCCGCATGATGGCCTGCCGGGTGCACGCTACCAACGGCCATGATGGGGTGGAAGCCCTCCTGCTGCTGCCCACTCGCCCGGCCTGGGGCGCCCGTTTGGTCACTGTTGTCACGGATAAAAGATATCGGGGACGCTTCGCCCGGCACGTGGTCAAGCTCGGCCTCTTGCATCAGATAGGTAGTCGGCCGCCCAGCACCCGGGGCTCTGTTCCGGTGGCCAATCGCTGGGTTGTCGAGCACACTTTTGCCTGGCTCACCAGTTTTCGCCGACTGGCCATTGACTACGAATTTACCCCACGCTCCCACGAAATTTGGTTATTTTTTGCTAACATATATATTAATTAA